One segment of Manihot esculenta cultivar AM560-2 chromosome 4, M.esculenta_v8, whole genome shotgun sequence DNA contains the following:
- the LOC110612621 gene encoding nicotianamine aminotransferase 1 produces MENGSKKWGFEANNNKALMTASAITVRGVLNTLMANLNKQDQRQLIPLGHGDPSAFPCFRTTCIAEDAIVDALKSAKYNCYAPTVGILPARRAIADHLNRDLPFKLSPDDVFVTLGCTQAIEVTLTVLGRPGANILVPRPGFPYYEAVAARSNLEVRHFDLLSGKGWEVDLESVEALADDNTVAIVVINPGNPCGNVYSYGHLKQIAETARKIGIMVIADEVYAHLTFGSTPYVRMGSFGSIVPVLSLGSISKRWIVPGWRIGWLVAADPNGILQKSGVIDSIVSCLNLSSDPATFIQGAIPEILENTKKDFFLKIVNLLREAVDKCYDRIQQNPYITCPMKPEGSMFVMAKLNLSLLEDIKDDMDFCLKLAKEESIIVLPGIAVGMKNWLRITFAIEPSSLEDGLGRMKSFCERHAKKQ; encoded by the exons ATGGAAAACGGATCAAAGAAATGGGGTTTTGAGGCCAATAACAATAAGGCACTAATGACAGCCTCTGCTATAACAGTGCGTGGAGTTCTCAATACTTTAATGGCAAATCTCAACAAACAAGATCAAAGACAGCTAATTCCTCTCGGTCACGGCGATCCTTCTGCCTTTCCTTGCTTCCGTACCACTTGTATCGCCGAAGATGCCATCGTCGACGCCTTAAAATCCGCCAAATATAACTGCTATGCTCCAACCGTTGGTATTCTTCCTGCTAGGAG GGCTATTGCAGATCATCTTAATCGTGACCTTCCATTCAAGTTATCACCAGATGATGTTTTTGTTACACTTGGGTGCACACAAGCTATTGAAGTGACATTAACAGTTCTTGGTCGACCTGGGGCTAACATTTTGGTTCCAAGACCAGGTTTCCCATACTATGAAGCTGTGGCTGCTAGATCTAATCTTGAGGTTCGCCACTTTGATCTTTTATCAGGAAAAGGATGGGAGGTTGATCTTGAATCTGTTGAGGCTCTAGCTGATGACAACACTGTTGCTATTGTTGTAATAAACCCGGGCAATCCTTGTGGAAATGTCTACAGCTATGGACACTTGAAGCAA ATTGCAGAGACAGCTAGAAAGATTGGAATTATGGTTATTGCTGATGAAGTTTATGCACATCTCACATTTGGGAGCACCCCCTATGTGCGAATGGGAAGTTTTGGGTCAATTGTGCCTGTGCTTTCACTTGGATCTATCTCTAAGAGATGGATTGTTCCTGGCTGGAGAATTGGTTGGCTTGTTGCTGCTGATCCCAATGGAATCCTTCAAAAATCTGGG GTTATTGACTCAATAGTTAGCTGTCTCAATCTCTCCTCTGATCCTGCAACCTTCATTCAG GGTGCAATTCCTGAGATCCTCGAGAACACGAAGAAGGATTTCTTTCTGAAAATCGTTAACTTACTGAGAGAGGCAGTAGACAAATGCTATGACAGAATTCAGCAAAACCCTTACATTACTTGCCCAATGAAGCCAGAAGGTTCTATGTTTGTAATG GCGAAACTGAATTTGTCACTATTGGAGGACATCAAGGATGATATGGACTTCTGTCTCAAGCTGGCTAAAGAGGAATCCATCATAGTTCTACCTG GGATTGCTGTAGGAATGAAGAATTGGCTTCGCATAACTTTCGCCATCGAGCCCTCATCCCTTGAAGATGGCCTTGGAAGGATGAAGTCATTCTGTGAAAGGCATGCCAAGAAGCAATAA